The following proteins are encoded in a genomic region of Sorangiineae bacterium MSr12523:
- a CDS encoding tetratricopeptide repeat protein — MFLAIGVPLVLLPSAALADSSDDKARSAQADIQQADRDVPSVNASVANARTQLLSPEQRLANGEILYRMKDYDRASVVLGEIIEGYPNTPSYPDAMFLRGETYYASQQYLSARRDYRQLVDRGGEARFQPYFGKALARLVDVSVRLGDTASLDEVYQRLQQVPPAQVNAGIQYARGKASYFRKDYSTAGQHFAQVQNGTPYTHQSRYFSGLVAIKQARPNPNPVGKPLPVEGNVGNEPRPTPLNYKPAIEAFRQVTVLPADTPEHQHVIDLAWMAIGRLFYEMDQFNQASEAYARVGRESPEFDTMLYELAWVYVRLGDVQRAERALEVLSIADPDSSYAGDGTLLRADLLLRAGAFDKALQLYLGVREQYDPMRVKVENFLESTKDPAVYYEKLSQQQLDALDSNEQLPPLAVRWAREAEDGPAAFRVIDDINQCKKLIADSERLIDRLITVSQSANRVRAFPELLAGEQRALGLINKVARARVRLARGLDDEEPSDLQGEIASVRAQRRALMSVVEQTPVTQEDFDERDYVGTLQWNKVSQELSRRVKEVDYLHAVVNGLRRMLREDAQRGVARDPASVQRIQGELDDNERQLKLYQDQATELRRQIEIGRAQVGLGDARFQNDALARQQFRDLVERETQLASGGQAGSNAQAYAQRISPILSQARQTEERVTAAFNQLEVQVTQRVAELRGKIDVEAKKIEGYKVQLTALDGEAHDLVGHVAERNFTLVRDKIRGIVLRADVGITEQAWEVREEELERVRNLQHERAREEQLLDEELREVLDDAGEAPSGSPTTPAPAK, encoded by the coding sequence GGCCGACATTCAGCAGGCCGATCGCGACGTTCCGTCGGTCAATGCTTCCGTCGCCAACGCGCGCACGCAGCTTCTCTCGCCCGAGCAGCGCCTGGCCAACGGCGAAATCCTGTACCGCATGAAGGATTATGACCGCGCGTCGGTCGTCCTTGGCGAAATCATCGAGGGGTACCCCAATACCCCGAGCTACCCGGACGCCATGTTCTTGCGCGGCGAGACCTACTACGCCTCGCAGCAGTACCTCTCCGCCCGGCGCGATTACCGGCAGCTCGTCGATCGCGGGGGCGAGGCGCGCTTCCAGCCTTACTTCGGCAAGGCCCTGGCGCGCCTCGTGGACGTGTCGGTACGCCTTGGTGACACCGCGTCCCTGGACGAGGTTTACCAGCGCCTCCAGCAAGTGCCCCCGGCGCAAGTCAACGCGGGCATTCAGTACGCGCGCGGAAAAGCTTCGTATTTCCGCAAGGACTACTCCACCGCAGGGCAGCACTTCGCCCAGGTGCAGAACGGCACGCCGTACACGCACCAGTCGCGGTACTTCTCGGGCCTCGTCGCCATCAAGCAGGCGCGCCCCAACCCGAACCCGGTGGGCAAGCCTCTGCCGGTGGAGGGCAACGTCGGCAACGAGCCGCGCCCCACGCCGCTCAATTACAAGCCGGCCATCGAGGCCTTCCGCCAAGTGACGGTGCTGCCGGCCGATACGCCGGAACACCAGCACGTCATCGACCTCGCGTGGATGGCCATCGGTCGCTTGTTCTACGAGATGGACCAGTTCAACCAAGCCAGCGAGGCGTACGCGCGCGTCGGCCGGGAGTCCCCCGAGTTCGACACGATGCTCTACGAGCTGGCCTGGGTCTACGTGCGCCTGGGCGACGTGCAGCGCGCCGAGCGTGCGCTGGAGGTGCTCTCCATCGCGGATCCCGATTCGAGCTACGCCGGCGACGGCACCTTGCTTCGGGCGGACTTGCTCTTGCGCGCGGGCGCCTTCGACAAGGCGCTGCAGCTCTACCTCGGTGTGCGCGAGCAGTACGATCCGATGCGGGTCAAGGTGGAGAACTTCCTCGAGTCCACGAAGGACCCGGCGGTCTACTACGAGAAGCTCTCGCAGCAGCAGCTCGACGCGCTCGATTCGAACGAGCAGCTCCCGCCGCTGGCCGTGCGCTGGGCGCGCGAGGCCGAAGACGGTCCCGCAGCGTTCCGCGTCATCGACGACATCAACCAGTGCAAAAAGCTCATCGCCGATTCCGAGCGGCTCATCGACAGGCTGATCACGGTCAGCCAATCGGCGAACCGCGTCCGGGCCTTCCCGGAGCTTCTCGCCGGCGAGCAGCGTGCGCTGGGCCTCATCAACAAGGTCGCTCGGGCGCGTGTGCGCCTGGCGCGCGGCCTGGATGACGAGGAGCCGTCGGATCTTCAGGGCGAAATCGCCAGCGTCCGTGCGCAGCGCCGCGCGTTGATGAGCGTCGTCGAGCAAACGCCGGTCACGCAGGAGGACTTCGACGAGCGCGATTACGTCGGCACCCTGCAGTGGAACAAGGTGTCGCAGGAGCTTTCGCGCCGGGTCAAAGAGGTCGACTACCTCCACGCCGTGGTCAACGGCCTGCGGCGCATGCTGCGGGAAGATGCCCAGCGCGGCGTCGCCCGCGATCCGGCGAGCGTGCAGCGCATCCAGGGAGAGCTCGACGACAACGAGCGCCAGCTCAAGCTCTACCAGGACCAAGCCACCGAATTGCGCCGGCAGATCGAGATCGGTCGCGCCCAGGTCGGTCTGGGCGACGCACGTTTCCAGAACGACGCGCTGGCGCGGCAGCAGTTCCGCGACTTGGTCGAGCGCGAGACGCAGTTGGCCTCGGGCGGACAGGCGGGGTCGAATGCGCAGGCGTACGCCCAGCGCATCTCGCCGATCTTGTCGCAGGCGCGCCAGACCGAGGAGCGCGTCACCGCCGCGTTCAACCAGCTCGAGGTGCAGGTCACCCAGCGGGTCGCAGAACTGCGCGGCAAGATCGACGTCGAGGCGAAGAAGATCGAGGGCTACAAGGTGCAGCTCACCGCCCTGGACGGGGAGGCGCACGACCTGGTCGGTCACGTCGCCGAGCGGAACTTCACCTTGGTTCGTGACAAAATTCGGGGGATCGTTCTCCGGGCGGACGTCGGCATCACCGAGCAAGCCTGGGAGGTGCGCGAGGAAGAACTCGAACGGGTTCGCAACCTCCAACACGAGCGCGCGCGCGAGGAGCAACTCCTCGACGAAGAGCTGCGCGAAGTGCTCGACGACGCCGGCGAGGCACCTTCAGGTTCGCCGACGACGCCGGCCCCCGCGAAGTAG
- a CDS encoding polysaccharide biosynthesis/export family protein produces the protein MIATALFAASIGCSGGHPPRPNIPAPVQNSQLGPGDKMEIFVVGEKDLPKDYMVNPDGTLDFPYVEHLKVLGLEPQQVAVLIRERLVQGKILSDPQVILTVKDYASKRVSIIGQVQKPGSIMWIPGMQLVHDAISQVGGFTSIADSNHVLLTRQVGRDQSKTYVISADAIAEGVQQDIPLQAGDTIKVDQRIF, from the coding sequence ATGATCGCGACCGCCCTGTTCGCAGCATCCATTGGATGCTCGGGCGGTCATCCCCCCAGGCCCAACATCCCGGCGCCGGTGCAGAACTCTCAGCTCGGCCCGGGCGACAAGATGGAAATCTTCGTCGTGGGCGAGAAGGACCTGCCCAAGGACTACATGGTCAACCCGGATGGGACCTTGGACTTTCCCTACGTGGAGCACCTGAAGGTCCTCGGCTTGGAGCCGCAGCAGGTGGCCGTCCTCATTCGGGAAAGGCTGGTGCAGGGCAAGATCCTGAGCGATCCGCAGGTGATCCTCACCGTGAAGGACTACGCGTCCAAGCGGGTGAGCATCATCGGCCAAGTGCAGAAGCCGGGGAGCATCATGTGGATCCCGGGCATGCAGTTGGTCCACGACGCCATCTCGCAGGTGGGCGGCTTTACCTCGATCGCCGACAGCAATCACGTGCTGCTCACGCGCCAGGTCGGCCGCGACCAAAGCAAGACGTACGTCATCAGCGCAGACGCCATTGCCGAGGGGGTTCAGCAGGACATTCCTCTGCAGGCGGGCGACACCATCAAAGTCGACCAGCGGATCTTCTGA
- a CDS encoding AgmX/PglI C-terminal domain-containing protein has protein sequence MSQTHQGSGAGPGQQPGQNRPGQMTAVMRAVAQQAGPKVLRIGLVQGGRVIEERIIKQRTSVTIGTSEKSMFVIPSQAVPAQFKLFELIGTEYHLNFLDGMKGRVALQTGISDIEGLRGQARRVGNAYQVRLTEEARGKIVVGETTFLFQFVAPPPPQPRPQLPLSVKGGLASQIDWDLTIIAAFSFLLHFGLIGAMYSDWMDPPVNEDFNIQGLVDLSKNLPPVQTETPTDATPSPSATASASQPSEGKKASSGGKAGGGSVSDRQAAALSQQAEAMQMQMLAAFGGNSAVQGALNRSDIPPQDLSGVAKSGAGVSNTGGDLRLGSGGGGVVQPGKAGGGLAGIGNTGGGGTGSGAGKETAVKGPTGDAQIGSTTASVPVSNAERVVAGLRPKFRACYNKGLASDPGMAGAVTIVTKVAPNGEVSAADASNVSGLSSDVVACIQRAVRNAQFDAPGGSGSTINIPVKFVQQGK, from the coding sequence ATGTCGCAGACGCACCAAGGATCGGGGGCAGGGCCAGGGCAGCAACCGGGACAGAATCGCCCCGGGCAGATGACCGCCGTCATGCGCGCGGTCGCGCAGCAGGCTGGGCCGAAGGTCCTGCGGATCGGTCTCGTACAAGGTGGGCGGGTCATCGAGGAGCGCATCATCAAGCAGCGCACCAGCGTGACCATCGGCACCAGCGAGAAGTCGATGTTCGTCATCCCCTCGCAAGCCGTGCCTGCGCAGTTCAAGCTCTTCGAGCTGATCGGCACCGAGTACCACCTGAATTTCCTCGACGGCATGAAGGGCCGCGTCGCGCTCCAAACCGGCATCAGCGACATCGAGGGCCTTCGCGGGCAAGCCCGTCGCGTGGGCAACGCCTACCAAGTCCGCCTCACCGAAGAGGCGCGCGGCAAAATCGTGGTCGGCGAAACCACGTTCCTCTTCCAGTTCGTCGCGCCGCCGCCGCCCCAACCGCGTCCGCAGCTTCCGCTGTCCGTCAAAGGTGGGCTGGCCAGCCAGATCGATTGGGATCTGACGATCATTGCGGCGTTCAGCTTTCTGCTGCACTTCGGCTTGATCGGCGCCATGTACTCGGACTGGATGGATCCTCCGGTCAACGAGGACTTCAACATCCAGGGCCTGGTCGATCTGTCGAAGAACCTTCCCCCCGTGCAAACGGAAACGCCGACCGACGCCACCCCGAGCCCCTCGGCCACGGCATCGGCGAGCCAGCCGTCGGAGGGAAAGAAGGCTTCGTCCGGCGGCAAGGCCGGTGGCGGCTCCGTGAGCGATCGGCAAGCCGCCGCGCTTTCGCAGCAGGCCGAGGCGATGCAGATGCAGATGCTCGCGGCCTTCGGTGGCAATTCCGCCGTGCAGGGCGCGTTGAATCGAAGCGACATTCCTCCGCAAGACTTGAGCGGCGTGGCCAAATCCGGCGCGGGCGTCTCGAACACGGGCGGCGATCTCCGACTCGGTTCGGGCGGTGGCGGCGTGGTTCAACCCGGTAAAGCCGGCGGCGGCCTCGCAGGCATCGGCAACACGGGCGGTGGCGGCACCGGATCGGGCGCCGGCAAAGAGACGGCGGTCAAAGGCCCGACCGGCGACGCGCAAATCGGCTCGACCACCGCGTCGGTCCCGGTTTCCAACGCCGAACGCGTGGTCGCAGGCCTTCGTCCCAAGTTCCGCGCTTGCTACAACAAGGGTCTCGCCAGCGATCCCGGCATGGCCGGCGCCGTCACCATCGTCACCAAGGTCGCCCCGAACGGCGAGGTCAGCGCCGCAGACGCTTCCAACGTCTCCGGTCTCTCGTCCGACGTCGTGGCCTGCATCCAACGCGCGGTCCGCAACGCGCAGTTCGACGCCCCCGGCGGAAGTGGTTCGACGATCAACATCCCGGTCAAGTTCGTCCAGCAAGGCAAATAG
- a CDS encoding tetratricopeptide repeat protein — MRQLMTNQSFSRKRFRRSHVFAAGTAGLLMAVLSVSSFAQTAPPGQQPAKDGGTPPPNAQQGAGFQVGASATAGDAGVSATATGDAGALRGLLANPDGGVSQVPTLAPPVTRKTVPPPPPPSPAQVQALGELKTEADIYEQGAKEYRDTVTTIIKLHYETKKRTILAGLDREIATEKEELRKARDTAILRLEEFIAKYSGPRAHPEATPDAMYRLAALYEERARSDEAKEDLSVGLKPAIGLYKRVIVEFPKYRELAGIYYFLGHAYNDSGRTEEAQQVWRSLVCHNKFAYPTPPDPKNPEADSIVQLPQDNTEEYWRAWRSRHQDYKSAKVNKPENRYVDPYPNTCEPIPQPGLRPGEDPKYVAEVWWQIGNWEFDNLDIRGGVVREEIAAVWDYNRAASAYQHSMQFKKPPLYGVALYKYAWTLFKQQRYEAATKEFVHLLLYTDEQQKLTGDPGADFRSEAYTYIAGSLTNLDFKGPEPEEPFIQRPDIVDTEPKPEVAEAKLHIAVDRVRDPQLIPQDKPWTIEIYKALAQEFRSLNQFNNAIEVYESILKKWPMDPTAPDVQNAIAETYDQMNMTKRPNTPEHDAIAAKALEARTKLANYIGNTPWVDANKENPAAIQNAERLVKGGLRQAAAQHTNNGKQLLVAASETGDPKQQLELLGRAQAEYKLAALGWYGFVKQDENAPDAYESRYWLADARHKELRIAVLLHKLQPQKSPEPTQDQIEGAKIAAIDVRDSNEDDKYLSNAAFFVVEESDVYRDLEYQRFDDSKGTVGIAKRTEVRFDNDGPDKKVQRDPVPPSVLASIQARDEYVQRVPPSLDAEKRSLDYQFYSADMYFVYGQFDQARPRYEQMYKAECGKTEYGYKAWEKLITMSNLERDVDRSRQLAEAEKAHSCAVTEENKASAGILVNPTLQEAAYIDARKKFKQAKDAPPGPEKQKLWREAAGMYEAALSAAPGRDEAPEAAMNAAYAYKQVGEFNKAIELYNKFIAEYGSEARLDALQKGDPKAKVAPNPKQYQERLQYLGTAYDELGTTYYGFFNYQKAAETYEKVAGNPRFDEKKRKEAAKNAMILYANMGQRDKMRAEYTTFTKLNPTAEEKANADFLVADYDHKQWNPSGPDTGANRQTRLAAQNSLAAFYNANKGKRDASRYVLQAAYFHAKMQKTADDKGYRTWFKNTISSWETFRNAGFATKDGKPEALTPPFADYPAEAEYTLAEDEIKAKYDTDRHKYTGATEDVIGAVDPKTGRVIKTGKYQGNAKAAETYDQQLQHVVSTYPSLEWVPAAQARQGAIYDTLRSGLYNATSPPLKLFTPQQEAMLKKLEASGRDNLIEQADEIRSTVKEGWRTKRDKELAAADEVMVRRYASAVALARQYNVRNPAVTHAIERLAYFTDILGDAKMREYVTKTKDPNDPSKTRNLDYKDGQYVQSRPGITSVPPPSGAASPLPVAP; from the coding sequence GTGAGACAGCTTATGACCAACCAGAGCTTTTCGAGAAAGCGGTTCCGGCGTAGCCACGTGTTCGCAGCAGGAACCGCGGGCCTCTTGATGGCGGTCCTGTCGGTCTCCAGCTTCGCGCAGACGGCACCGCCCGGGCAGCAGCCGGCAAAAGACGGTGGAACGCCGCCCCCCAATGCTCAACAAGGCGCGGGCTTCCAGGTCGGGGCATCGGCGACGGCAGGTGATGCGGGCGTGAGCGCGACGGCCACCGGCGATGCCGGTGCACTTCGCGGTTTGCTGGCCAACCCCGATGGCGGCGTATCCCAAGTGCCCACCTTGGCCCCGCCCGTCACGCGCAAGACCGTGCCCCCGCCGCCGCCGCCTTCGCCCGCGCAGGTGCAGGCCCTCGGCGAGTTGAAGACCGAGGCGGACATCTACGAGCAGGGCGCGAAGGAGTACCGCGACACCGTCACCACGATCATCAAGCTTCATTACGAGACGAAGAAGCGCACCATCCTCGCCGGCCTCGATCGCGAGATTGCGACCGAGAAGGAAGAGCTCCGCAAGGCGCGCGACACCGCCATTTTGCGCCTCGAGGAGTTCATCGCGAAGTACTCCGGCCCGCGCGCCCATCCCGAGGCCACGCCCGACGCGATGTACCGCCTCGCGGCCTTGTACGAAGAGCGCGCGCGCTCGGACGAGGCGAAGGAAGACCTCTCGGTGGGCCTCAAGCCCGCGATCGGCCTGTACAAGCGCGTCATCGTCGAGTTCCCGAAGTACCGCGAGCTCGCGGGCATCTATTACTTCCTCGGCCACGCCTACAACGACTCGGGTCGCACCGAAGAAGCGCAGCAGGTGTGGCGTTCGCTCGTCTGCCACAACAAATTCGCGTACCCCACGCCGCCGGATCCGAAGAATCCCGAGGCCGACAGCATCGTCCAGCTGCCCCAGGACAACACGGAGGAGTACTGGCGCGCCTGGCGCTCGCGGCATCAGGATTACAAGAGCGCGAAGGTCAACAAGCCGGAAAACCGCTACGTCGACCCGTACCCGAACACCTGCGAGCCCATTCCCCAGCCGGGCCTGCGCCCGGGTGAGGATCCCAAGTACGTGGCCGAGGTCTGGTGGCAGATCGGAAACTGGGAATTCGACAACCTCGATATTCGCGGCGGTGTGGTGCGCGAAGAGATCGCGGCCGTGTGGGACTACAACCGCGCGGCGAGTGCCTACCAGCACTCCATGCAGTTCAAGAAGCCGCCGCTCTACGGCGTCGCGCTCTACAAATACGCCTGGACGCTGTTCAAGCAGCAGCGCTACGAGGCGGCGACGAAAGAGTTCGTCCACCTGCTCCTCTACACCGACGAGCAGCAGAAACTCACGGGCGACCCCGGCGCGGACTTCCGCAGCGAGGCGTACACGTACATCGCCGGCTCGCTGACGAACCTCGACTTCAAAGGCCCCGAGCCCGAGGAGCCGTTCATCCAGCGCCCGGACATCGTCGACACGGAGCCGAAGCCCGAGGTGGCCGAGGCCAAGCTGCACATCGCGGTCGATCGCGTGCGGGATCCACAGCTCATTCCGCAGGACAAGCCGTGGACCATCGAGATCTACAAGGCGCTGGCGCAGGAGTTCCGCAGCCTCAACCAGTTCAACAACGCCATCGAGGTGTACGAGTCCATCCTGAAGAAGTGGCCGATGGACCCCACGGCGCCGGACGTGCAGAACGCCATCGCCGAGACGTACGACCAGATGAACATGACGAAGCGCCCCAACACGCCGGAGCACGACGCGATTGCGGCGAAGGCGCTCGAGGCGCGCACCAAGTTGGCGAACTACATCGGCAACACGCCGTGGGTCGACGCCAACAAGGAGAACCCGGCGGCAATTCAGAACGCCGAGCGGCTCGTCAAAGGCGGTCTGCGCCAAGCGGCCGCGCAGCACACGAACAACGGCAAGCAGCTCCTCGTCGCGGCCAGCGAAACGGGCGATCCGAAGCAGCAGCTCGAGCTCCTCGGGCGCGCGCAGGCGGAGTACAAGCTCGCGGCGCTGGGGTGGTACGGCTTCGTCAAGCAGGACGAAAACGCACCGGACGCGTACGAGAGCCGCTACTGGCTGGCCGATGCGCGGCACAAGGAGCTTCGCATCGCGGTGCTCTTGCACAAGCTGCAGCCGCAAAAGTCGCCGGAGCCGACGCAGGACCAAATCGAGGGCGCGAAGATCGCGGCCATCGACGTCCGCGATTCGAACGAGGACGACAAGTACCTCTCCAATGCGGCGTTCTTCGTCGTCGAGGAGAGCGACGTGTACCGCGATCTCGAGTACCAGCGCTTCGACGACTCCAAGGGCACCGTCGGCATCGCCAAGCGCACCGAGGTTCGGTTCGACAACGACGGCCCGGACAAGAAGGTGCAGCGCGATCCGGTTCCGCCGAGCGTGCTCGCGAGCATCCAAGCGCGCGACGAGTACGTCCAGCGCGTGCCGCCGTCCCTCGACGCCGAGAAGCGCTCGCTCGACTACCAGTTCTACTCGGCCGACATGTACTTCGTGTACGGCCAGTTCGACCAAGCCCGCCCGCGCTACGAGCAGATGTACAAGGCGGAGTGCGGCAAGACGGAATACGGCTACAAGGCTTGGGAGAAGCTCATCACGATGAGCAACCTCGAGCGCGACGTCGACCGCTCCCGTCAATTGGCCGAGGCGGAGAAGGCGCACTCGTGCGCGGTGACCGAGGAGAACAAGGCTTCAGCCGGCATCCTCGTCAACCCGACGTTGCAAGAGGCCGCGTACATCGACGCCCGTAAGAAGTTCAAGCAGGCGAAGGACGCACCGCCCGGCCCGGAGAAGCAGAAACTCTGGCGCGAGGCCGCCGGCATGTACGAAGCCGCACTCTCGGCCGCCCCCGGCCGCGACGAGGCGCCGGAGGCCGCGATGAACGCCGCCTATGCGTACAAGCAGGTCGGTGAGTTCAACAAAGCCATCGAGCTTTACAACAAGTTCATCGCCGAATACGGCAGCGAAGCGCGCTTGGATGCCCTGCAAAAGGGCGATCCGAAGGCGAAGGTCGCGCCGAATCCGAAGCAGTACCAGGAGCGCCTGCAGTACCTGGGCACGGCGTACGACGAACTCGGGACCACGTACTACGGCTTCTTCAACTACCAGAAGGCCGCCGAGACGTACGAGAAGGTCGCCGGCAATCCGCGCTTCGACGAGAAGAAGCGCAAGGAAGCCGCCAAGAACGCGATGATCCTGTACGCGAACATGGGTCAGCGCGACAAGATGCGTGCAGAGTACACGACCTTCACCAAGCTGAATCCCACCGCCGAAGAGAAGGCGAATGCGGACTTCCTGGTGGCGGACTACGACCACAAGCAGTGGAATCCGTCGGGCCCCGACACGGGCGCAAACCGGCAGACCCGCCTTGCGGCGCAGAACTCCTTGGCGGCGTTCTACAACGCCAACAAGGGCAAGCGCGACGCCTCGCGCTACGTGCTCCAGGCCGCGTACTTCCACGCGAAGATGCAGAAGACCGCGGACGACAAGGGCTACCGCACCTGGTTCAAGAACACGATCTCGTCGTGGGAGACCTTCCGCAACGCGGGATTCGCCACCAAGGATGGCAAACCCGAGGCGCTCACCCCGCCGTTCGCCGACTACCCTGCGGAGGCGGAGTACACGTTGGCGGAAGACGAGATCAAGGCCAAGTACGACACCGATCGCCACAAGTACACGGGTGCGACGGAGGACGTCATCGGCGCGGTGGATCCGAAGACGGGCCGGGTCATCAAGACCGGCAAGTACCAGGGCAATGCGAAGGCGGCCGAGACCTACGATCAGCAGCTGCAGCACGTCGTGAGCACGTACCCCTCGCTCGAGTGGGTGCCCGCGGCGCAAGCTCGTCAGGGCGCCATCTACGATACGCTGCGTTCGGGCCTCTACAATGCGACCTCGCCGCCGCTCAAGCTGTTCACGCCGCAGCAGGAAGCGATGTTGAAGAAGCTCGAGGCGAGCGGTCGCGACAACCTGATCGAACAGGCGGACGAGATTCGCTCCACCGTCAAAGAAGGCTGGCGCACCAAGCGTGACAAGGAGCTCGCGGCCGCGGACGAAGTCATGGTCCGTCGTTACGCTTCCGCGGTGGCGCTTGCCCGGCAGTACAACGTACGCAATCCGGCGGTGACGCACGCCATCGAGCGGCTCGCGTACTTCACGGACATCCTCGGCGATGCGAAAATGCGCGAATACGTGACCAAGACCAAAGATCCGAACGACCCGTCGAAGACGCGCAATCTCGATTACAAGGACGGCCAGTACGTGCAATCGCGACCCGGCATCACGTCCGTGCCGCCTCCGTCGGGCGCAGCCTCGCCCCTTCCGGTGGCGCCATGA
- a CDS encoding tetratricopeptide repeat protein produces MNALRFGQIGTAVLLIVAGCGGSEPKVEYPQSDAGGVVQTGGGAQVGVAEPGAPGESSGLTGAAKDAYDRGWKAWLAGDLPGAKAAFKEALDKAPNSPAAHYSLGTVLDRLGDNSGAQQEFRAGFSAKPDYEPAICAYALSLARSGHAGEANTFISDKQVKMGKSPRILTCAADVKSLANDSAGAQQAAQDALRIDPDYKDAMVAIARDHYKAHRTELAKYALQAILDGFGDSSPPRDKDNAEAHLLRGLILREQGSRQQAMADFQAAVNKRPDMVEALIQLGAMKLEAGNVGEALPLLEGAVRFGPNNPLAHLNLGDAYRLSGRPQDAKKEFDTALSQDSSLAVAHYDLGLLYLFTPNVPGTTADSQVATAIKEFETYRSMRGAKAPPGQSDDVDELLSRAKAKQAEMKNAAAAGTGGGGAPAGSGSAPKAGSQPPPKK; encoded by the coding sequence ATGAACGCGTTGCGATTCGGGCAAATCGGGACAGCGGTTCTTCTAATCGTCGCCGGTTGCGGCGGTTCGGAGCCCAAGGTCGAGTACCCGCAGAGCGATGCCGGCGGCGTCGTGCAAACCGGTGGTGGCGCCCAGGTGGGCGTCGCCGAACCCGGGGCGCCGGGCGAGTCGAGCGGCCTCACGGGCGCGGCCAAGGACGCGTACGATCGCGGCTGGAAAGCGTGGCTCGCGGGCGATCTGCCCGGGGCCAAGGCGGCCTTCAAGGAGGCGCTCGACAAGGCGCCGAACTCGCCGGCCGCGCACTACTCGCTCGGCACGGTGCTCGATCGGCTGGGTGACAACTCGGGCGCGCAGCAGGAGTTCCGCGCGGGCTTCAGCGCGAAGCCCGACTACGAGCCGGCGATTTGCGCGTACGCGCTCTCGCTGGCGCGAAGCGGCCACGCGGGCGAGGCGAACACCTTCATCTCCGACAAGCAAGTGAAGATGGGGAAGTCGCCGCGCATCCTCACGTGCGCCGCCGACGTGAAGTCGCTGGCGAACGACAGCGCGGGCGCGCAGCAGGCGGCGCAAGACGCGTTGCGCATCGACCCCGACTACAAGGACGCGATGGTGGCCATCGCGCGCGATCACTACAAGGCCCACCGCACCGAGCTGGCGAAGTACGCGCTGCAGGCCATCCTCGATGGCTTCGGCGACTCCAGCCCGCCTCGCGACAAGGACAATGCCGAGGCGCACCTGCTTCGCGGGCTGATCTTGCGCGAGCAGGGGTCGCGGCAGCAAGCCATGGCGGATTTCCAAGCCGCCGTGAACAAGCGTCCCGACATGGTGGAGGCGCTCATCCAGCTCGGGGCGATGAAGCTCGAGGCGGGCAACGTCGGAGAAGCACTGCCGCTTCTCGAGGGCGCGGTCCGCTTCGGACCGAACAACCCGCTGGCCCACTTGAACTTGGGCGATGCGTATCGCCTTTCGGGCCGGCCGCAGGATGCGAAGAAGGAGTTCGACACGGCGCTCTCGCAAGACTCGAGCTTGGCCGTGGCGCACTACGATCTCGGTCTGCTCTACCTGTTCACGCCCAACGTCCCCGGCACCACGGCGGACTCGCAGGTGGCCACGGCCATCAAGGAATTCGAAACGTACCGCTCGATGCGCGGCGCCAAGGCCCCCCCGGGCCAGAGCGACGACGTGGACGAGCTTCTGAGCCGCGCCAAGGCCAAGCAGGCCGAAATGAAGAACGCCGCGGCAGCCGGAACGGGTGGCGGAGGGGCGCCCGCAGGATCGGGCAGCGCTCCCAAAGCGGGATCTCAGCCCCCGCCCAAGAAGTGA